A window of Mucilaginibacter paludis DSM 18603 contains these coding sequences:
- a CDS encoding acyltransferase family protein, which yields MLNTMQPVATTPSFNFFLTAEVQQNPNYGYIEPTPLRVLPKQPARTVEADNVTLAQQYASRINIIRLIAIASVVWGHCLYSIEHKVFFKQNEQIIQTVLLETGRIGTVMFFIISGFLINDKLSRFNPLGYLRYRLFSLILPWAIFLSSFTFIQTMRELGLQQMVHNPHHTIVVMLGLFRIFLFHSAYWFIPVSILSVMVLVMFKQYVKNLWFGVLLACVTLFYGVNLYYAWIPVDHTKAFIGYIFFLWLGMQIKTHSATVQNILNHLSWPVLSGLLALFFIAACFEAIKLNSIGCADPYASIKISNSILSVIAFLTLLKSSRMKRLNRLNPQNYVYGIYLMHCIIITELMPYVNTFIAHYKFNNNLPAMALILGIAFSITITINYLIIMILKRSALSFILGITR from the coding sequence ATGCTCAATACTATGCAACCCGTAGCCACCACACCAAGCTTCAACTTTTTTTTGACTGCAGAAGTGCAACAAAATCCCAATTACGGTTATATCGAGCCAACCCCCTTAAGGGTATTACCTAAGCAGCCTGCACGTACAGTTGAAGCAGACAATGTTACCTTAGCTCAACAATATGCCTCAAGAATAAACATCATCAGGCTCATAGCTATAGCTTCGGTAGTTTGGGGGCATTGCCTATATAGCATAGAGCATAAAGTATTTTTTAAACAGAATGAACAAATTATCCAAACAGTTTTACTCGAAACCGGCAGAATTGGCACCGTGATGTTCTTTATAATTTCAGGATTTTTAATTAACGACAAGTTATCCCGGTTTAATCCCCTTGGTTATCTCCGTTACCGCCTGTTTTCTCTCATACTCCCCTGGGCTATTTTTTTATCGTCATTCACGTTTATCCAAACCATGCGCGAGTTAGGTCTGCAACAAATGGTACATAATCCCCATCATACAATAGTTGTTATGCTGGGTTTATTCAGAATATTCCTTTTCCACTCGGCCTATTGGTTTATACCGGTGTCCATTTTATCTGTTATGGTTTTGGTGATGTTTAAACAATATGTTAAAAACCTCTGGTTTGGCGTGCTGCTTGCCTGCGTTACTTTATTTTACGGCGTTAACCTTTATTATGCATGGATACCCGTTGATCATACCAAGGCATTTATAGGCTATATCTTTTTTTTATGGTTAGGGATGCAAATAAAAACCCACTCTGCTACAGTGCAAAATATATTAAATCATCTTTCCTGGCCGGTGTTATCGGGTTTATTGGCCTTGTTTTTTATCGCAGCTTGTTTTGAGGCCATCAAATTAAACAGCATAGGTTGTGCAGATCCTTATGCATCAATCAAAATATCCAATTCAATTCTGTCGGTAATTGCTTTCTTAACACTATTAAAATCCAGCCGGATGAAACGCCTTAACCGTTTAAATCCTCAAAATTATGTTTACGGCATTTACCTGATGCATTGCATAATTATTACCGAATTAATGCCCTATGTCAATACTTTTATAGCTCACTACAAATTCAACAATAATTTACCGGCTATGGCTCTTATACTGGGTATTGCTTTTAGCATCACCATAACCATCAATTACTTAATTATCATGATCTTAAAACGTTCGGCCCTTAGTTTTATACTGGGTATAACTCGTTAA
- a CDS encoding ATP-binding protein, with protein MEYHSVLNKQIKKLLPERYLEDQAILSFLDSVSNSYHAFDRAKKISEHAFTISEREYQEVNSYLRRENEIKQESISEIKKAISSLSPDSLLPELDSDYDLIHIIGFLHQQIDKAKELETQLILSKDIAVKAALTKSQFLSTMSHEIRTPMNAVIGFTHLLLQLSPRPEQMEYLKLLKFSAENLLVLINDILDFSKIEAGRVEFEEADFSIKDLVSNIRLALLQKANEKNIQLKLLMDHDLPDVVKGDPVRIGQILTNLISNAVKFTKEGKVTIVASLHKKYDDYTIVDFEVIDTGIGIAANKLDDIFDSFTQAASDTTRKFGGTGLGLTITKRLLELMNSEIKVKSEPGKGSVFYFSLKMRNSTVKLVNSTNNQLKTETKSLKGVKLLIAEDNQINVILAKQYMQLWDVECDVAENGEIALMLVQTTDYHMILMDLQMPEMDGYQTTVAIRNLPDEKFKTLPIIALTASAMLDIKDQAFVVGMNDYISKPFNPDELYRKIALYSKIGLGY; from the coding sequence ATGGAGTATCATAGTGTTTTAAATAAACAAATTAAAAAGTTACTTCCGGAGCGCTATTTAGAGGACCAAGCAATACTGAGCTTCTTAGATAGCGTAAGTAATTCGTATCACGCTTTTGACAGGGCAAAAAAAATATCCGAGCATGCATTTACGATCAGCGAGCGCGAATACCAGGAAGTTAATAGCTACCTGCGCCGCGAGAACGAAATAAAACAAGAATCCATATCCGAAATAAAAAAGGCGATCAGTTCTTTGTCGCCCGATTCTTTGTTGCCCGAACTTGATTCCGATTACGACCTGATCCATATCATCGGTTTTCTACACCAGCAGATTGATAAGGCTAAAGAGCTGGAAACTCAACTGATTTTATCGAAAGATATTGCTGTAAAGGCTGCATTAACTAAATCGCAGTTTTTATCAACCATGAGCCACGAGATTCGTACGCCAATGAACGCCGTGATAGGTTTCACTCATTTGCTGTTACAACTTTCTCCGCGGCCCGAACAGATGGAGTATCTTAAGCTGTTAAAGTTTTCGGCAGAAAACCTTTTAGTGCTGATTAACGATATATTGGATTTTAGTAAGATTGAGGCCGGAAGGGTTGAATTTGAGGAGGCCGATTTCAGCATTAAGGATCTGGTGAGCAATATTCGGCTTGCTTTGCTGCAAAAGGCCAATGAGAAAAATATCCAGCTTAAACTCCTGATGGATCATGATCTGCCCGATGTGGTTAAGGGCGACCCGGTAAGGATTGGGCAGATATTAACCAACCTGATTAGTAATGCGGTGAAGTTTACCAAAGAGGGTAAAGTAACCATTGTTGCATCGCTCCACAAAAAGTACGACGATTATACTATAGTTGATTTTGAGGTGATCGATACGGGCATTGGGATAGCGGCCAATAAATTAGACGACATATTTGATAGCTTTACGCAAGCCGCATCAGATACTACCCGTAAGTTTGGCGGTACAGGTTTAGGGCTCACCATAACAAAAAGGCTGCTCGAGTTAATGAACAGCGAGATTAAGGTGAAAAGCGAACCTGGAAAGGGGTCGGTTTTTTATTTTAGTTTGAAAATGAGAAACAGCACTGTTAAGTTGGTCAACAGCACGAATAACCAACTCAAAACTGAAACCAAAAGCCTGAAAGGGGTTAAGTTATTGATAGCTGAGGACAACCAGATTAACGTGATATTGGCTAAACAATACATGCAGTTGTGGGATGTTGAATGCGATGTGGCCGAAAATGGCGAAATTGCATTGATGCTGGTACAAACAACCGATTATCACATGATTTTGATGGACCTGCAAATGCCAGAAATGGATGGCTATCAAACTACCGTGGCGATAAGGAACTTGCCCGATGAGAAATTTAAAACATTACCCATTATAGCGCTCACTGCATCGGCTATGCTTGATATCAAAGATCAGGCATTTGTGGTTGGAATGAACGACTATATTAGTAAGCCATTTAACCCCGATGAGTTATACCGCAAAATAGCCTTGTATTCCAAAATTGGCTTGGGCTATTAG
- a CDS encoding ATP-binding protein: METDDISLLKKQIDRQQLEITRLNQELALAKNSGLPACNGLGDKRDADSHLAETVFRLSATISNLNEAVLLEDENRKIVLANASFCKMFNLKADPQSLVGLDCRGSAEESKFHFKDEAGFVVRIENLLKDRKTAVGDVLELKDGRILNRDFIPINIAGNYIGHLWKYLDITEQKIAQDAIRRREEKYRRIIENMNLGLLEVDTEECIIFANQSFCDITGFLPNELIGVNAAKLFLGNRDEESMKEKRELRKQGISDAYELKIKTKAGDHKWMLISGAPLYDDQKKLTGSIGIHLDITGQKRLESDLIEAKKIAEESSRAKEIFLANMSHEIRTPINAILGLSRLLTKTTQNSQQRTYTEAIIKSAENLIVIINDILDLTKIEAGQIQIENIEFNLADLIKQLEGVLRYKTEEKGLEFDATTSVHVPPVLMGDPYRINQVLLNLVGNAIKFTEKGGIEVWCKLVDQQKDVNEIQFTVKDTGVGMEPEYLKHIFTNFSQEDASITRKHGGTGLGLSISRQLVELMGGKIHVESTKGLGTVISFTLLLPTGKIESVSQLSDGSVEVKQNYRALINREILLVEDNEFNRLLASTILNTYGAVVTEAWNGKIATQMVQEKNFDLIVMDVQMPVMNGFEASRYIRQTLKSAVPIIALTANAIKGEDIKCYEAGMNEYITKPFEEKYLINLICSVLKNKPANQRGATEIKRAEGELYSLETLKQTAGADSAFVNRMLLMFIKQGNESLAQIDEALNEKDLVRLKALAHKIKPSVNYLKMHGLSQWILKVQNWEGGANDELTRIVKILQDKLREVINVIEADLAKQ; encoded by the coding sequence ATGGAAACCGATGATATCAGCCTACTAAAAAAACAAATTGATCGTCAGCAGTTGGAAATTACCAGGTTAAACCAGGAGCTTGCCCTTGCAAAAAATTCTGGTTTGCCCGCCTGCAACGGGTTAGGCGATAAGCGTGATGCAGATAGCCATCTCGCTGAAACCGTTTTCAGGCTTTCGGCCACTATTTCAAACTTAAACGAGGCTGTTTTGCTGGAAGATGAAAACCGGAAAATAGTGTTGGCTAATGCTTCGTTTTGCAAAATGTTCAACTTGAAAGCCGATCCGCAGAGCCTTGTTGGACTTGATTGCAGAGGGTCTGCCGAGGAGTCAAAGTTTCATTTTAAAGACGAGGCCGGGTTTGTTGTGCGTATTGAGAACTTGTTGAAAGATAGAAAGACCGCTGTTGGCGATGTGCTTGAATTGAAAGACGGGCGTATTTTGAACAGAGATTTTATCCCCATCAATATTGCCGGCAACTACATTGGCCACCTATGGAAATACCTGGATATAACAGAACAAAAAATTGCCCAGGATGCCATAAGGCGCCGTGAAGAAAAATACAGAAGGATTATTGAAAACATGAATCTGGGCCTGCTGGAAGTTGATACCGAGGAATGCATCATTTTTGCCAACCAAAGTTTTTGTGATATTACCGGATTTTTACCTAACGAGCTGATTGGTGTAAATGCCGCCAAACTATTTCTGGGAAACCGGGACGAGGAATCGATGAAGGAAAAAAGAGAGCTTCGTAAACAAGGTATATCTGATGCTTATGAATTGAAAATTAAAACTAAAGCTGGTGATCATAAATGGATGCTGATTAGCGGGGCGCCCTTATATGATGATCAAAAAAAATTAACCGGATCCATCGGCATACACCTTGACATTACCGGGCAAAAACGCCTGGAGAGTGATTTGATCGAAGCCAAAAAAATAGCTGAAGAATCATCCAGGGCTAAAGAAATATTTTTGGCTAACATGAGCCACGAAATCAGGACGCCTATAAACGCCATATTGGGTTTAAGCAGGTTATTAACAAAAACCACACAAAATAGTCAGCAAAGAACATATACCGAGGCAATTATTAAATCCGCTGAAAACCTGATCGTTATTATCAATGATATCCTCGACCTTACTAAAATTGAAGCCGGACAGATACAAATAGAAAATATAGAGTTTAATCTTGCCGATTTAATCAAACAATTAGAGGGCGTACTGAGATATAAAACAGAAGAAAAGGGCTTGGAGTTTGATGCCACCACGAGCGTTCATGTACCGCCGGTATTAATGGGCGACCCATATCGGATAAACCAGGTACTATTAAATTTAGTAGGCAATGCCATTAAATTTACAGAAAAAGGCGGTATAGAAGTGTGGTGTAAATTAGTTGATCAACAAAAAGATGTAAATGAAATACAATTTACGGTAAAAGATACAGGCGTTGGTATGGAACCCGAGTATCTTAAACATATTTTCACAAATTTTAGCCAGGAGGATGCCAGTATAACGCGTAAACATGGTGGAACCGGGCTTGGTTTGAGCATATCAAGGCAACTGGTTGAGTTAATGGGCGGTAAAATACATGTTGAGAGTACAAAGGGTTTAGGCACAGTAATCTCTTTCACGCTATTGTTGCCTACTGGTAAAATTGAGTCTGTATCACAGCTAAGCGATGGCAGCGTTGAGGTTAAACAAAATTACAGGGCGCTTATTAACCGTGAAATTTTATTAGTAGAAGATAATGAATTTAACCGTTTACTGGCCAGTACGATACTTAACACCTATGGGGCCGTTGTTACCGAAGCCTGGAACGGAAAGATAGCTACCCAGATGGTACAGGAGAAAAACTTCGATTTGATTGTTATGGACGTGCAAATGCCTGTAATGAATGGATTTGAGGCGAGCAGGTATATCAGGCAAACATTAAAGTCGGCAGTACCCATTATTGCGCTTACGGCCAATGCCATTAAAGGTGAGGATATTAAATGCTACGAGGCCGGTATGAATGAGTATATTACCAAGCCTTTTGAAGAAAAATATTTAATTAACCTGATATGCTCGGTGCTAAAAAATAAGCCTGCTAACCAAAGAGGTGCTACAGAAATAAAACGTGCCGAAGGGGAACTTTATAGTTTGGAAACTCTAAAACAAACAGCAGGAGCCGATTCGGCATTTGTAAACCGGATGCTGTTAATGTTTATTAAACAAGGCAACGAAAGTTTAGCTCAGATTGATGAGGCCTTAAACGAAAAAGATTTAGTTAGATTAAAGGCGCTTGCCCATAAAATAAAGCCAAGTGTAAACTACCTTAAAATGCATGGCTTAAGCCAATGGATATTGAAAGTGCAGAACTGGGAAGGTGGGGCAAACGATGAGCTTACCAGGATTGTGAAAATACTTCAGGATAAATTGCGGGAGGTTATCAATGTGATAGAGGCCGATTTAGCCAAGCAATAG
- a CDS encoding sigma-54-dependent transcriptional regulator yields the protein MNNKLTIFIVEDDEWYGQILHYHLSMNPDYDVKVFMTGKECLDNLYQRPDLITIDFSLPDMSGDKLFKEIRVTAPYVPVIVISAQEKIATAVELLKMGISDYFIKDDNTKELLWNAIIKIRENISLKEEIRVLRAQLVDKYDFTNLIKGNSPAILKIFALMEKAAKTVINVSITGETGTGKELVAKAIHMNSDRREKPFVAINMAAIPTELMESELFGHEKGAFTGAIGRKTGKFEEANHGTLFLDEIGELDMAVQSKLLRVLQERTLQRVGGSEKIILDVRIIVATHKDLAEEVAKGKFREDLYYRVIGLPIALPPLRSRGGDIMFLSKFFLDQFCKENKMPSKSISAGARQKLSSYSYPGNIRELKTIIELAAIMCDGPEIKETDITFLPTVKNGDFLAQEKTLKEYTQQIIQYYLNKYDENIAIVARKLDIGKSTIYKMIQQQEL from the coding sequence ATGAATAATAAGCTAACGATTTTTATTGTTGAAGATGATGAGTGGTATGGACAGATACTGCACTATCATTTATCAATGAACCCCGACTATGATGTTAAAGTTTTCATGACGGGTAAAGAATGCCTTGACAACCTTTATCAACGGCCCGATTTAATCACCATCGATTTTTCGTTACCGGATATGAGTGGTGATAAGCTTTTTAAAGAAATACGTGTCACGGCGCCTTACGTGCCTGTAATCGTGATAAGCGCCCAGGAAAAGATAGCTACCGCGGTTGAGCTGCTCAAGATGGGCATTTCCGATTATTTTATTAAAGACGACAATACCAAGGAGTTGCTATGGAATGCCATTATCAAAATTCGTGAAAACATATCGCTTAAGGAAGAAATCAGGGTACTGCGCGCCCAACTGGTAGATAAGTATGACTTTACTAACCTGATTAAAGGAAACAGTCCCGCTATATTAAAAATATTTGCGCTGATGGAAAAGGCGGCTAAAACGGTGATCAACGTTTCGATAACAGGCGAAACTGGTACAGGCAAAGAGCTGGTGGCCAAAGCCATCCACATGAACTCGGACAGGCGTGAAAAGCCGTTTGTAGCCATCAACATGGCTGCTATTCCAACTGAGCTGATGGAGAGCGAATTATTTGGACACGAAAAGGGCGCTTTTACAGGAGCTATTGGCCGTAAAACAGGCAAATTTGAGGAGGCTAACCACGGGACGCTTTTTTTAGATGAGATAGGGGAGTTGGACATGGCCGTTCAAAGTAAATTGCTGAGGGTTTTACAGGAGCGCACACTGCAGCGGGTTGGCGGAAGCGAAAAAATAATTCTTGATGTACGCATCATTGTTGCTACCCATAAAGATTTAGCCGAAGAGGTGGCCAAAGGCAAGTTTAGGGAAGATCTTTATTATCGCGTTATTGGTTTGCCCATTGCTCTGCCGCCGCTACGGTCAAGAGGTGGAGACATCATGTTCTTATCTAAATTTTTTCTTGACCAGTTTTGTAAAGAAAATAAAATGCCTTCAAAATCCATCTCCGCAGGAGCCAGGCAAAAGCTGTCATCCTATAGTTACCCAGGTAATATTCGGGAGTTAAAAACCATTATCGAGCTTGCAGCTATTATGTGCGACGGCCCGGAAATTAAGGAAACAGATATCACCTTTTTGCCGACCGTGAAAAATGGTGATTTTTTAGCACAAGAAAAAACCCTTAAAGAGTATACACAGCAAATTATACAATATTACCTCAATAAGTATGACGAAAATATTGCTATAGTTGCCCGTAAACTGGATATAGGTAAATCTACCATTTATAAAATGATACAGCAACAGGAGCTATAA